The following proteins come from a genomic window of Lolium rigidum isolate FL_2022 chromosome 5, APGP_CSIRO_Lrig_0.1, whole genome shotgun sequence:
- the LOC124655635 gene encoding uncharacterized protein LOC124655635, translating into MSGEMTEELWRECPTLREAVESVHREAGRPDHISRKGVDSGKFGAGCYTVRVCRLRIQATLKSMMETSEFSVLEELLSKCGGIPRVIVEIAGSIARRRVRIKDRERYINDNFVQELETNREFALLSGLFYWVQSYFRNCPDSLKPCIFYLSIFTPKQLIRRRRLNGEEQFSNLLNQSIVQKGSSVVLGATRMVSCEVNGFFREYIVSKRMEENLVFELDGSCAPTTQRTGRHLVISESWVRDEIVYNSIDFSKLRSLTVSGKWEKFFISAGMKLLRVLDLEDALHVEYNDLKKIMKWFPRLKFLSLRGHNEICQLPSSIGDLRQLQSLDLRGTSIVTLPASVTKLEKLQYIRVGTTTPTEAPRLPVSRLSHYSRGRCHLVGIQMPQGIRKLTPLHTLGVVNVRSSGIKIFLEDLKKLTQLHKLGVSGIDKSNRKKFWSAISVHTSLESLSVQFDKNSSQGCFDGIALPQNSLRSLKLYGLGEGQLSKLMTPAVSGLSKIAKMNLEMAMLKKQDVNSLGELSELCILRLCFQELEGDELRFCTITDFYEVESYLQLKVLDITCSSVSGLPIFFGEQTMKELELLKVEWSRESSDQFSGLQNLPELKEVLLNGFPFPLFYCVLHLGGGGEVGGRRLGGGSTVPWCVGGKGGGAVPRCVGGKEAKAPAATAEVWWSQRGALRLRSSGDFVADFVGEGAATRGRGYCEGAGSEKHNVKFYEDALTDGESDEFSKEKALKDAKFDEALLKFYISNQVKQLKRRLTASLIDKFKKQKTESHEQPVFTRYSGKYFSTVAKSLTPQLLRSNFIPVTKDTVRNILEIPNSGLEVVPDREAGRSFILSHFNVTSIPQVSYFGKKLKSEEDLSDKDILICFMVVMFQSFLCPNSSLQPSIEYLHLFRDVANIMKYDLCKFVYDWLVSSIKKFRKAVKVSAKRQITLGGNHYILVVAYLDRVDFGLKSLPEVVPRVLVWKGSRIRDYADLDKCSENSFGKRPLKHVSYASEVQTKEPQYSQSRLPDLHKSSGRRQFKHVSYASRVQTVRIFSFRYSNCTTIFH; encoded by the exons ATGTCGGGTGAGATGACGGAGGAGCTATGGAGGGAATGCccgaccctccgggaggcggtggAATCGGTGCACAGGGAGGCGGGTCGCCCGGACCACATCTCTCGGAAAGGTGTGGATTCCGGAAA GTTTGGTGCAGGGTGCTACACAGTGCGAGTCTGCAGATTGCGGATCCAGGCTACACTG AAATCTATGATGGAAACGTCTGAGTTTTCGGTACTTGAGGAACTTCTTTCGAAATGTGGCGGAATTCCCAGAGTTATAGTAGAAATAGCTGGCTCGATTGCCAGAAGGAGAGTTCGAATTAAGGATCGGGAACGTTATATCAATGATAACTTTGTGCAAGAGTTGGAAACTAATAGAGAGTTTGCCCTTCTATCGGGTCTATTTTATTGGGTGCAGTCCTACTTCCGCAACTGCCCAGATTCCCTCAAGCCATGTATCTTCTACCTGTCAATCTTCACTCCAAAACAGCTCATTCGTCGGAGGCGCCTA AACGGGGAGGAGCAATTCTCCAACCTCCTCAATCAGAGCATAGTCCAGAAGGGATCCTCAGTGGTGTTGGGTGCTACAAGGATGGTCTCATGCGAAGTAAATGGTTTTTTCCGGGAGTACATCGTCTCAAAACGAATGGAAGAGAACCTTGTGTTTGAACTGGATGGCAGTTGTGCCCCTACCACCCAGCGCACAGGGCGTCACCTTGTCATATCAGAAAGCTGGGTCAGGGACGAAATTGTCTATAACAGCATTGACTTCTCCAAACTACGGTCACTAACAGTGTCCGGAAAATGGGAAAAATTCTTTATCTCTGCAGGTATGAAGCTGCTTCGGGTGCTTGATCTAGAGGATGCATTACATGTAGAGTACAATGATCTTAAGAAGATTATGAAGTGGTTTCCTCGCCTGAAATTCCTCTCACTTCGAGGACACAATGAAATCTGTCAACTACCAAGTTCAATAGGTGATCTGAGGCAGCTCCAGAGTCTGGACCTGAGAGGCACGTCCATAGTCACCCTGCCCGCGAGCGTCACCAAGTTAGAGAAGCTGCAATACATCCGTGTCGGCACCACTACTCCAACAGAGGCACCTCGCCTTCCAGTGTCCCGGTTGTCCCATTACAGCAGAGGTCGTTGTCACTTGGTTGGCATTCAAATGCCTCAAGGAATCCGGAAACTGACGCCGTTGCACACACTTGGTGTTGTCAATGTTAGATCTTCAGGGATAAAGATCTTTCTGGAAGATCTCAAGAAGCTTACCCAACTGCACAAGCTTGGAGTATCCGGTATCGACAAGAGCAACAGGAAAAAGTTTTGGTCTGCCATCTCAGTTCATACCAGCTTGGAATCCTTGTCGGTGCAGTTCGACAAGAACTCTAGTCAAGGTTGCTTCGATGGCATTGCCCTGCCTCAAAACAGCCTGCGGAGCCTTAAACTGTATGGACTTGGAGAGGGACAGCTTAGCAAGCTCATGACCCCTGCGGTAAGTGGTTTAAGCAAGATCGCAAAGATGAACTTGGAGATGGCCATGTTGAAGAAACAGGACGTTAACTCCCTCGGCGAGCTATCTGAATTATGTATTCTCCGCCTTTGTTTCCAGGAGCTTGAAGGAGATGAGCTCAGGTTCTGTACCATAACGGATTTCTATGaggtggaatcttatttgcagctCAAGGTCCTTGACATTACTTGCAGCAGTGTCTCCGGCTTACCTATATTTTTTGGGGAACAAACTATGAAGGAACTAGAGCTGCTTAAGGTTGAGTGGTCCAGGGAGTCGTCAGATCAGTTCTCTGGCCTACAGAATCTACCTGAACTAAAGGAAGTCTTGCTCAATG GATTTCCATTTCCCCTTTTCTACTGTGTTCTTCATTTGGGCGGAGGGGGAGAGGTGGGAGGAAGGCGGTTGGGGGGAGGCAGCACGGTCCCATGGTGCGTCGGCGGGAAGGGAGGCGGCGCGGTGCCGCGGTGCGTCGGCGGCAAGGAGGCG AAGGCGCCCGCGGCTACGGCAGAGGTTTGGTGGAGCCAGCGAGGGGCGCTGAGGTTGCGGAGCAGTGGTGATTTTGTTGCTGATTTCGTCGGAGAGGGCGCGGCTACTCGAGGGCGCGGCTACTGCGAAGGGGCTG GATCTGAGAAGCATAATGTCAAATTCTATGAAGATGCGCTCACTGACGGTGAGAGTGATGAGTTTTCAAAG GAGAAAGCTTTAAAGGATGCCAAGTTTGATGAAGCACTGCTCAAGTTTTATATTAGCAAT CAAGTAAAACAATTGAAGAGGAGGTTGACCGCTAGTCTTATTGATAAG TTCAAGAAGCAAAAAACAGAGAGTCATGAGCAACCTGTTTTCACTCGTTACTCGGGCAAATATTTCAGTACTGTTGCTAAGTCTTTAACACCTCAACTA TTGCGAAGCAATTTCATTCCTGTCACCAAAGATACAGTTCGCAATATTCTTGAGATTCCAAATAGTGGTTTGGAAGTTGTGCCTGACCGGGAAGCAGGGCGGAGTTTCATCTTGTCTCATTTCAATGTCACATCTATTCCTCAAGTATCATATTTTGGGAAGAAGCTAAAGTCTGAAGAAGATTTGTCTGATAAGGATATTTTAATTTGTTTCATGGTTGTTATGTTTCAAAGTTTTCTTTGTCCAAATTCTAGCTTACAACCCAGCATAGAGTACTTGCACTTGTTTAGAGATGTTGCTAATATCATGAAGTATGATCTATGCAAATTTGTGTATGATTGGCTTGTGAGCAGTATCAAGAAATTCCGCAAAGCGGTAAAAGTTTCTGCAAAGAGGCAAATCACACttggaggaaatcactacatcCTTGTT gttgcgtaccttgacagagttgaTTTTGGATTAAAGTCACTACCAGAAGTTGTGCCTCGAGTTCTTGTGTGGAAAGGAAGCAGAATAAGAGACTATGCAGATTTGGATAAGTGTAGTGAGAATTCTTTTGGAAAAAGACCATTGAAGCATGTGTCTTATGCAAGTGAAGTTCAG ACAAAAGAACCTCAATATTCACAAAGTAGATTGCCAGATTTGCATAAGTCTAGTGGAAGGAGACAATTCAAGCATGTGTCTTATGCAAGCAGAGTTCAG aCAGTCAGAATTTTTTCGTTCCGATATTCAAACTGCACAACCATCTTTCATTGA